AGCAAATTAAATTACAAGATGAAAGTTGTTGCCAATGCTTCCCTGTACAACAAGCCAGCGCATACTAATGGTGCACGTAAAATCTGTAGTATCAAGGAGCTAGGACTGAAAAATAAATGGGTACATGTCAATATGATTGCGCACACTAATATCAACAGTGCTTATTATCGGTTTAGCTTTAATCAACAAAATTATTGGATTCAAGGAGCAAAATTAAAGTTCAATCTGAATGCATTAAAAGGCAGTAATCACCAGTTAGAGCGAGCTATTACCAAGGGTGAAAAGATGATTGGCCATTCTGTTTATAACGAAAACACACGCCATTATGATTGCTCAAGCTTTGTTAATTATCTCTACTCAAGCATTGGTCACCATTTAGGTTCGACAACTTTTAGCCAATGCAATAATGGTCGTAGTGTCAGCTACAAACATAAAAAGCGCGGTGACTTGATTTTCTTTGATGACCAATCTGACGGTCACTTAGCACACGTTGGAATTTATCTGGGCAAGGGACTTTTCTTACACGACAGCCCTTATACAATTACCAGCGGCGTTGATGTTTCTAGTTTACATGACGCATTTTGGAGCTCTCGTACTGCTAAATCCAAGATTGTCCATCATCCTGATGGTATTGTGAGAAGAATTGTTTAAAAGCAAACAAAAGCACTTCGATTTGAAGTGCTTTTGTTAATTATTAATTTCTTTCGTGAACTGTCTTAGAATGAGTCACTGGGAAAATCCGTTTAGCATAATAATATTGTTGGAAGTTAGCAGCAGTTACCGTTACACCCCAATTAGGCCATGAATGCAAAGCCTTGTTATTACCTAAGTAAATACCAACATGATAAACATCTGGTTTTGGTCGACCATAGAAAATAATGTCCCCACGTTTCAAGTGATTAAGACTTACTGTTTGCAAAGTACTGCTTTGGACAAATGAGCGGCAACCCCATTCGTGAGTTGAATGCCATTTTGGATTGGCCGGTGATGGGTCAATTCCAGTTGCATACATACATTGCATAATTAAGCCTGAACAGTCAACTGAAGTTCCCGGCTTCTTAGAAGTAAAGTCAATCCAAGCAGTGCCGGCATTTTTATATTGATAACCGCGTTTGATAAATGCCTTAACATAGTCACTTCTAGTTGATGCATAATTCAAACTCTTATCAAATGGACTAGTATAGTAGCCCTTTAAATGCAAACTCTTCATGTGCAATTGCCGATATTTCTTAGGAATTTGGTAACGACGCACTGTTGAAATGCCGATTTTATCACTCTTAGCTGAAGTTGCATTATCAGTTTCAGGAGCATACAAACGCCAAGTCGTATGTAAGTGGTGATACCAAACTGCAGGATAAGTTACCGTAACTTTACCATCGGCAGTAGTAGTGAATTTCTTTTCATCAACATACTGCTTGCCGTCCCACTTTTGTAAATATACTGGCCGAACTTCCTTACTATTTAAAGAAATTTGGTCTTCAATCTTATCTCCAGCAGTCCACTTATATTTAGTACTTACCCCACTAAAAGCAGTCACTGTTTTGCTAGGTTGAGAAGCATTACTATTGTTATCGGCTGGAGTAGTTGCAGGCTGAGTAGTGTTAGTACTGTCTTGACCCGAATTACTTGTTAGATTGGTTGAACTGACACTATCAGCTTCAACAACTGTTCCCGTTGTTAAACCCCCTAATAACATTACTGCTGCAACACCAGCAAATAATCGTTGGCTATATTTCATCTTTTTCCCTCCAAAATACAAATTTAAACTAACTAAAAAAATAATAGCATTAATTTTACAATAAGAAAACACTAATTTTGATATTTTAGTAACTTAATGCTCTTAAACCATCTCCGCGCCAGTGCTTAAGAAAGCTGCCATCACTCATTGCAGACTT
The sequence above is a segment of the Lactobacillus sp. ESL0677 genome. Coding sequences within it:
- a CDS encoding C40 family peptidase; amino-acid sequence: MSIKVKHFLTALLIGAACIYSANVKVMAATQEPAPTNTPSQSSQDNNQQPAPANPAAASSEPIIYQQRGSGVIFQTHYGFSKKLNKKGKSAKDYYNKHVSYSKVAQTAKGTFVKTKYGWLNKKAFNQYLITKSKLNYKMKVVANASLYNKPAHTNGARKICSIKELGLKNKWVHVNMIAHTNINSAYYRFSFNQQNYWIQGAKLKFNLNALKGSNHQLERAITKGEKMIGHSVYNENTRHYDCSSFVNYLYSSIGHHLGSTTFSQCNNGRSVSYKHKKRGDLIFFDDQSDGHLAHVGIYLGKGLFLHDSPYTITSGVDVSSLHDAFWSSRTAKSKIVHHPDGIVRRIV
- a CDS encoding NlpC/P60 family protein, which translates into the protein MKYSQRLFAGVAAVMLLGGLTTGTVVEADSVSSTNLTSNSGQDSTNTTQPATTPADNNSNASQPSKTVTAFSGVSTKYKWTAGDKIEDQISLNSKEVRPVYLQKWDGKQYVDEKKFTTTADGKVTVTYPAVWYHHLHTTWRLYAPETDNATSAKSDKIGISTVRRYQIPKKYRQLHMKSLHLKGYYTSPFDKSLNYASTRSDYVKAFIKRGYQYKNAGTAWIDFTSKKPGTSVDCSGLIMQCMYATGIDPSPANPKWHSTHEWGCRSFVQSSTLQTVSLNHLKRGDIIFYGRPKPDVYHVGIYLGNNKALHSWPNWGVTVTAANFQQYYYAKRIFPVTHSKTVHERN